The following are encoded together in the Mesoterricola sediminis genome:
- a CDS encoding HEAT repeat domain-containing protein, translating to MSSPPRKTPLTPLDKLRETLKEYAEGDAQFAPRLVSQVQALRKQALSELGGRLSSQGTPRGLRKTILGLVPKFDWPEWTPWIARALRDERDLGLFDEGCAALGALGTRGALEALEHLKATRTEPDFQVILNRELGNFQSQQGVPYHVSRLMEGQGNPRMASQGAKHLAALAGPQDLGAIIGAYHGGDALTQRLVIRLVGGIPGEQASDFLKSLAVHAREEYLDHKLLMEGLNRLQTLQRGSVLPELVRQTVAHFGATYPATGDGLAELQRAAGQEEPNLLPALEDLRPWAKGAYETFLLDALALMGEGKVARYTAAVSDAAHATEEKLGRLTSLLDQAAEALAFRVETGRMDREEVLPVLVPVLRSRAGGDGLLTALLRLVPVDAPVLDELLKDPDPERRAKCLDALGTREDDALTPFFLKAMEDSIVEVGQRAIHHLGKLPSSYPALMAMFETGQTEQVRLAIRVFGENRTRMAAEPLLAFLQKDARDALVVEAAEALTAIGYPGSAPVLLDLLHDGKPFNLQVALATALKEIATEEASLGLLRKAANLKPPQVLILALEGALAAFPGFDHPLPTEALPDFLKLFERCCDEREGEGQRLRALLATQDLFVFDRGAYSQLKDRVSDFLFDMRTKETWDRESNDRVAAVVKELGRRGDGLLNLAQKEAGIQAQIQRVPAQGPKKAEALLALRDSLQDPELILRPELAQTLSTLVLDLLAVPAQEWRETAHLCEIAGIIRQPALVDPIRDIFQSATGLGLKSAARSALAALGLSEPDMNRRPRPKSILLIEPSGFFRKRLAQALADGERELFEAPGREEAEAVLAARPVDLVLCEIKDAAGDLEPWLEAQRTQGRFRFALLSSSNRDLGTLRDRPWVVGALFKPYPTEQVIQALEG from the coding sequence ATGTCAAGCCCCCCCCGGAAGACCCCGCTCACGCCCCTGGACAAGCTCCGGGAAACGCTCAAGGAATACGCGGAAGGCGACGCCCAGTTCGCCCCGCGCCTCGTCTCGCAGGTCCAGGCCCTGCGCAAACAGGCGCTGTCGGAACTCGGCGGCCGCCTGAGCTCCCAGGGCACCCCCCGGGGCCTCCGCAAGACGATCCTGGGACTCGTTCCCAAGTTCGATTGGCCGGAATGGACCCCCTGGATCGCCCGGGCCCTGCGGGACGAGCGCGACCTCGGCCTCTTCGACGAGGGCTGCGCCGCCCTGGGCGCCCTGGGCACCCGCGGGGCCCTGGAGGCCCTGGAGCACCTCAAGGCCACGCGCACGGAGCCGGATTTCCAGGTGATCCTCAACCGCGAGCTGGGGAATTTCCAGAGCCAGCAGGGGGTCCCGTACCACGTGAGCCGCCTCATGGAGGGCCAGGGGAACCCCCGCATGGCCTCCCAGGGCGCCAAGCACCTGGCGGCCCTGGCCGGCCCCCAGGACCTGGGCGCGATCATCGGGGCCTACCACGGGGGCGACGCCCTCACCCAGCGGCTGGTGATCCGCCTTGTCGGGGGCATACCAGGCGAACAAGCTAGCGACTTCCTCAAGAGCCTGGCCGTCCACGCCCGGGAGGAGTACCTCGACCACAAGCTCCTGATGGAAGGCCTGAACCGCCTCCAGACCCTCCAGCGGGGCTCGGTGCTGCCGGAGCTGGTCCGCCAGACCGTGGCCCACTTCGGGGCGACCTACCCGGCCACCGGGGACGGCCTCGCGGAACTCCAGCGCGCCGCCGGCCAGGAAGAGCCGAACCTGCTCCCCGCCCTGGAGGATCTCCGGCCCTGGGCCAAGGGGGCGTACGAGACCTTCCTCCTCGACGCCCTCGCCCTGATGGGCGAAGGCAAGGTGGCCCGCTACACGGCGGCCGTCTCGGACGCGGCCCACGCCACCGAGGAGAAGCTGGGAAGGCTGACCTCCCTCCTGGACCAGGCGGCGGAGGCCCTCGCCTTCCGGGTGGAGACCGGCCGCATGGACCGGGAGGAGGTCCTGCCCGTCCTGGTGCCGGTGCTGCGCAGCCGGGCCGGGGGGGACGGCCTCCTCACCGCCCTGCTGCGCCTGGTGCCCGTGGATGCGCCGGTCCTCGACGAGCTGCTCAAGGATCCGGACCCGGAACGGCGCGCCAAGTGCCTGGATGCCCTGGGCACCCGGGAGGACGACGCCCTCACGCCCTTCTTCCTCAAGGCGATGGAGGATTCCATCGTGGAGGTGGGCCAGCGCGCCATCCACCACCTGGGCAAGCTCCCCTCAAGCTACCCGGCCCTCATGGCCATGTTCGAGACGGGCCAGACGGAGCAGGTCCGGCTGGCGATCCGGGTCTTCGGGGAGAACCGCACGCGGATGGCCGCGGAGCCCCTCCTGGCCTTCCTCCAGAAGGACGCGCGGGACGCCCTCGTCGTCGAGGCGGCCGAGGCCCTCACCGCCATCGGCTATCCCGGGAGCGCCCCGGTCCTGCTGGACCTCCTCCACGACGGCAAGCCCTTCAACCTCCAGGTGGCGTTGGCCACCGCCCTGAAGGAGATCGCCACCGAGGAGGCCTCCCTCGGCCTCCTGCGCAAGGCGGCGAACCTCAAGCCCCCCCAGGTCCTCATCCTGGCCCTCGAAGGGGCGCTGGCGGCCTTCCCGGGCTTCGACCACCCGCTCCCCACGGAGGCCCTGCCCGACTTCCTCAAGCTCTTCGAGCGCTGCTGCGATGAGCGGGAGGGCGAGGGCCAGCGCCTCCGGGCCCTCCTGGCGACCCAGGATCTCTTCGTCTTCGACCGGGGGGCCTACTCCCAGCTCAAGGACCGCGTTTCCGACTTCCTCTTCGACATGCGGACCAAGGAGACCTGGGACCGGGAGTCCAACGACCGGGTGGCGGCCGTGGTCAAGGAACTGGGACGGCGCGGGGACGGCCTGCTGAACCTCGCCCAGAAGGAGGCCGGGATCCAGGCGCAGATCCAGCGGGTTCCCGCCCAGGGGCCCAAGAAGGCCGAGGCGCTCCTCGCGCTGCGGGACAGCCTGCAGGACCCGGAGCTGATCCTCCGCCCCGAGCTGGCCCAGACCCTGTCGACCCTGGTGCTCGACCTGCTCGCCGTCCCGGCCCAGGAGTGGCGGGAGACCGCCCACCTCTGCGAGATCGCCGGCATCATCCGCCAGCCCGCGCTCGTCGACCCCATCCGCGACATCTTCCAGTCCGCCACGGGCCTCGGCCTCAAGAGCGCGGCCCGGTCCGCCCTGGCCGCCCTCGGCCTGTCCGAGCCGGACATGAACCGCCGGCCCCGGCCGAAGTCCATCCTGCTGATCGAGCCCAGCGGGTTCTTCCGCAAGCGCCTCGCCCAGGCGCTGGCCGACGGGGAGCGGGAGCTCTTCGAGGCCCCGGGGCGCGAGGAGGCCGAAGCCGTCCTCGCGGCCCGCCCCGTGGACCTGGTCCTCTGCGAGATCAAGGACGCCGCGGGCGACCTGGAGCCCTGGCTGGAGGCGCAGCGGACCCAGGGCCGCTTCCGCTTCGCCCTGCTCTCCAGCAGCAACCGCGACCTGGGGACCCTCCGGGACCGCCCCTGGGTGGTGGGCGCCCTCTTCAAGCCCTATCCGACGGAGCAGGTGATCCAGGCGCTCGAAGGTTAA
- a CDS encoding roadblock/LC7 domain-containing protein: MAFQTILDNLIAQVPEAIAATFNDKDGDPLCSRTIEVPNDALQLLGAYRNVVKRHLQQAVEEFDRGEVDQVAFCTDQHWILMMGGAEHTSLVLVMRRDGILGRARFQMQKALERLNQEI; this comes from the coding sequence ATGGCTTTCCAGACCATTCTGGACAACCTCATCGCGCAGGTGCCCGAAGCGATCGCCGCCACCTTCAACGACAAGGACGGCGACCCGCTCTGCTCGCGCACGATCGAGGTTCCCAACGACGCGCTCCAGCTCCTCGGGGCCTACCGGAACGTGGTGAAGCGCCACCTTCAGCAGGCCGTCGAGGAATTCGACCGCGGCGAGGTCGACCAGGTGGCCTTCTGCACCGACCAGCACTGGATCCTGATGATGGGCGGCGCGGAGCACACCTCCCTGGTGCTCGTCATGCGGCGGGACGGGATCCTGGGCCGCGCCCGGTTCCAGATGCAGAAGGCCCTGGAGCGCCTCAACCAGGAAATCTGA
- a CDS encoding NupC/NupG family nucleoside CNT transporter — translation MVRFTGLLGLVCFIGLAYAWSSNRKAIHWRTVGWGMALQWILALIVLKGDLISHALGFIPWPRHAGWAVLVLLFLPMILRKAGLPPGAWLRRAFGGLALLGLLRGNLVGSVFDKARLVVEGLMGFAKEGATFVFGPLATPAGAAVTNAQGVTVGSIGMIFAFVVLPTIIFVASIFAVLYYVGAMQWVVGAFSRAISRFLKVSGAESLSVSASILMGQTEAPLTIRPYLANLTRSELMVIMTAGMAHVSGSIMVAYVQVAHVDVVHLLTAVLMTAPGAIMMAKILVPETGVPETSGEVKVNIPNTDANVLDAAARGASEGLHLAINVAGMLIAFIAIIAMLNGLIHAVHDKASLQAILGWIFRPFAFVMGVPWKEAGIVGSLLGERMVVNEFVAFIHLGSLPVLSEKARLVSTFALCGFANFSSIAIQVGGIGALVPERRGDLARLGLKAMVAGTLANFMSACIAGILS, via the coding sequence ATGGTCCGCTTCACGGGTCTGCTCGGTCTTGTCTGTTTCATCGGTCTCGCCTATGCCTGGTCCTCCAACCGGAAGGCCATCCACTGGCGGACGGTGGGGTGGGGCATGGCCCTGCAGTGGATCCTCGCCCTCATCGTCCTGAAGGGCGACCTGATCTCGCACGCCCTGGGCTTCATTCCCTGGCCCCGGCACGCGGGCTGGGCCGTGCTGGTCCTCCTCTTCCTGCCCATGATCCTGCGCAAGGCCGGCCTGCCCCCGGGCGCGTGGCTGCGGCGCGCATTCGGCGGCCTGGCCCTGCTGGGCCTCCTGCGCGGCAACCTCGTCGGCTCCGTCTTCGACAAGGCCCGACTCGTCGTCGAGGGCCTGATGGGCTTCGCCAAGGAGGGCGCCACCTTCGTGTTCGGGCCCCTGGCCACCCCCGCCGGCGCCGCGGTGACCAACGCCCAGGGCGTCACCGTGGGAAGCATCGGGATGATCTTCGCGTTCGTCGTCCTGCCCACCATCATCTTCGTGGCGAGCATCTTCGCGGTCCTCTACTACGTGGGCGCCATGCAGTGGGTGGTCGGGGCCTTCTCCCGCGCCATCAGCCGGTTCCTGAAGGTCAGCGGCGCCGAGAGCCTCTCCGTCTCCGCCAGCATCCTCATGGGCCAGACCGAGGCCCCCCTGACCATCCGGCCCTACCTGGCCAACCTCACCCGCTCCGAACTCATGGTGATCATGACCGCCGGCATGGCCCACGTGTCCGGCTCCATCATGGTGGCTTACGTGCAGGTGGCCCACGTGGACGTCGTGCATCTCCTCACCGCCGTGCTCATGACCGCCCCCGGCGCCATCATGATGGCCAAGATCCTCGTGCCCGAGACCGGCGTCCCCGAGACGAGCGGCGAGGTCAAGGTGAACATCCCCAACACCGACGCCAACGTCCTGGACGCCGCCGCCCGCGGCGCCTCCGAGGGCCTGCACCTGGCCATCAACGTGGCCGGCATGCTCATCGCCTTCATCGCCATCATCGCCATGCTCAACGGCCTCATCCACGCCGTCCACGACAAGGCCAGCCTCCAGGCCATCCTGGGCTGGATCTTCCGGCCCTTCGCCTTCGTCATGGGCGTGCCCTGGAAGGAGGCCGGCATCGTCGGCTCCCTCCTGGGCGAGCGCATGGTGGTCAACGAGTTCGTCGCCTTCATCCACCTGGGCTCCCTCCCCGTCCTCAGCGAGAAGGCCCGCCTCGTCAGCACCTTCGCCCTCTGCGGCTTCGCCAACTTCTCCTCCATCGCCATCCAGGTCGGCGGCATCGGCGCCCTGGTCCCGGAGCGCCGCGGGGATCTGGCCCGCCTCGGCCTGAAGGCCATGGTCGCCGGCACCCTGGCCAACTTCATGTCCGCCTGCATCGCCGGCATCCTGAGCTAG
- the nuoF gene encoding NADH-quinone oxidoreductase subunit NuoF, protein MLRGAGDLDNWHLKVYEGRWEGYQGMKKALKMEPTAVTAEVKASDIRGRGGAGFRTGLKWSFMPKDTPERKHTRYLVCNGDEGEPGTFKDRAILEYNPHQLIEGMIIGGWAMQCRMGFIYLRGEFSWLIDKLEAAIQEARDAGYLGRNILGTGWDFDILTYRGAGAYICGEETALLNSLEGRRGEPRVKPPFPASVGAFGQPTTVNNVETLAAVAPILRMGGAEYAKLGTPGNTGTRIYGVSGHVKRPGLYELPLGLPLEFLMNDLAGGSSTGAKIKAVIPGGSSAPVFTAKDFDCPLDFDTVRARGSMAGSGGLIVMDERTCMVQATLRLIKFYAHESCGQCTPCREGCNWMEMILHRLEHGQGRPDDLDLLASLPPRINMRTLCPLGDAACGPMESMLQKFRDEFEYHVQHKTCMPGTRSILPAAALAAH, encoded by the coding sequence ATGCTCCGCGGCGCGGGCGACCTGGACAACTGGCACCTCAAGGTCTACGAGGGCCGCTGGGAGGGCTACCAGGGCATGAAGAAGGCCCTGAAGATGGAGCCGACCGCGGTCACCGCCGAGGTCAAGGCCTCCGACATCCGCGGCCGCGGCGGCGCGGGATTCCGGACGGGCCTCAAGTGGAGCTTCATGCCCAAGGACACCCCCGAGCGCAAGCACACCCGCTACCTGGTGTGCAACGGCGACGAGGGCGAGCCCGGCACCTTCAAGGACCGCGCGATCCTCGAGTACAACCCCCACCAGCTCATCGAGGGCATGATCATCGGCGGCTGGGCCATGCAGTGCAGGATGGGCTTCATCTACCTGCGGGGCGAGTTCTCCTGGCTCATCGACAAGCTCGAGGCCGCCATCCAGGAGGCCCGGGACGCGGGCTACCTGGGCAGGAACATCCTGGGCACGGGCTGGGACTTCGACATCCTCACCTACCGGGGCGCCGGCGCCTACATCTGCGGCGAGGAGACCGCCCTCCTGAACAGCCTCGAGGGCCGCCGCGGCGAGCCCCGCGTGAAGCCCCCCTTCCCGGCCTCCGTGGGCGCCTTCGGCCAGCCCACCACCGTGAACAACGTCGAGACCCTGGCCGCGGTGGCCCCGATCCTCCGCATGGGCGGCGCGGAGTACGCCAAGCTCGGCACGCCCGGCAACACCGGCACCCGCATCTACGGCGTCTCGGGCCACGTGAAGCGCCCCGGCCTCTACGAGCTCCCCCTGGGCCTGCCCCTGGAATTCCTCATGAACGACCTCGCCGGCGGCTCCTCCACCGGCGCGAAGATCAAGGCCGTGATCCCCGGCGGCAGCAGCGCCCCCGTCTTCACCGCCAAGGACTTTGACTGCCCCCTCGACTTCGACACCGTGCGGGCCCGGGGCTCCATGGCCGGCTCCGGCGGGCTCATCGTGATGGACGAGCGCACCTGCATGGTCCAGGCCACCCTGCGCCTCATCAAGTTCTACGCCCACGAGAGCTGCGGGCAGTGCACGCCCTGCCGGGAAGGCTGCAACTGGATGGAGATGATCCTCCACCGCCTCGAGCACGGGCAGGGCCGCCCCGACGACCTGGACCTCCTGGCGAGCCTGCCCCCGCGGATCAACATGCGCACCCTCTGCCCCCTGGGCGACGCCGCCTGCGGCCCGATGGAGAGCATGCTGCAGAAGTTCCGGGACGAGTTCGAGTACCACGTGCAGCACAAGACCTGCATGCCCGGAACCCGCTCGATCCTCCCCGCCGCCGCCCTCGCGGCGCACTGA
- a CDS encoding NADH-quinone oxidoreductase subunit NuoE family protein codes for MNHPLPPETSDAPLAPGERLPKAKREKLSPESVAKIQEIAARFPDKLAGTLPALYIAQKEFGFLSLGAMKEVAAALGVPEGHVFGVATFYTMFRKRPVGRYHFEVCTNLSCALNGAAELLQKVIDRTGARPGEGPTADGMWSVEEVECLASCGSGPCIQINHGVFDEFVDEAKLEAIIDACRRGETAAWGE; via the coding sequence ATGAACCATCCCCTGCCCCCCGAAACCAGCGACGCGCCCCTCGCCCCGGGCGAGCGTCTGCCCAAGGCCAAGCGCGAGAAGCTGAGCCCCGAATCCGTGGCCAAGATCCAGGAGATCGCCGCCCGGTTCCCGGACAAGCTCGCCGGCACCCTCCCGGCCCTCTACATCGCCCAGAAGGAATTCGGCTTCCTCAGCCTGGGGGCCATGAAGGAGGTCGCCGCGGCGCTGGGGGTGCCCGAGGGGCACGTCTTCGGCGTCGCCACCTTCTACACCATGTTCCGCAAGCGCCCCGTGGGCCGGTACCACTTCGAGGTGTGCACGAACCTCAGCTGCGCCCTGAACGGCGCGGCCGAACTCCTCCAGAAGGTCATCGACAGGACCGGGGCCCGCCCCGGCGAAGGCCCAACGGCCGACGGCATGTGGAGCGTCGAGGAGGTGGAGTGCCTCGCGTCCTGCGGAAGCGGCCCCTGCATCCAGATCAACCACGGCGTCTTCGACGAGTTCGTGGACGAGGCCAAGCTGGAGGCGATCATCGACGCCTGCCGGCGCGGCGAGACCGCCGCGTGGGGGGAGTGA
- a CDS encoding YceI family protein has translation MNFSRRLLIPAAALLMVLPAVAGDVDTYKIDPVHSAVAFKIRHFVARTTGGFAKYEGTINVNTKDITKSSVDVTIDAASINTGNEGRDKHLKSPDFFDVAKYPTLTFKSTSVKEVAKGKLEVTGAFTLHGVTRTLTIPVSNLGTMAGMQPGSVVAGFEGTVTIKRSDYGMAGMVGPLGDEVEISLNIEAGKVH, from the coding sequence ATGAACTTTTCCCGCCGCCTTCTGATTCCCGCCGCCGCCCTGCTGATGGTCCTGCCCGCCGTGGCCGGCGACGTCGACACCTACAAGATCGACCCCGTCCATTCCGCGGTCGCCTTCAAGATCCGCCACTTCGTGGCCCGGACCACCGGCGGCTTCGCCAAGTACGAGGGGACGATCAACGTCAACACCAAGGACATCACCAAGTCCTCCGTGGACGTCACCATCGACGCGGCCTCCATCAACACCGGCAACGAGGGCCGCGACAAGCACCTCAAGAGCCCCGACTTCTTCGACGTGGCCAAGTACCCCACCCTCACCTTCAAGAGCACCTCCGTGAAGGAGGTCGCCAAGGGCAAGCTGGAGGTGACCGGGGCCTTCACCCTCCACGGCGTCACCCGCACCCTCACCATCCCCGTCTCCAACCTGGGCACGATGGCCGGCATGCAGCCGGGCTCCGTCGTGGCGGGCTTCGAGGGGACGGTCACGATCAAGCGCTCGGACTACGGCATGGCCGGCATGGTCGGCCCCCTGGGCGATGAGGTGGAGATCAGCCTGAACATCGAGGCCGGCAAGGTCCACTGA
- a CDS encoding MarR family winged helix-turn-helix transcriptional regulator, with protein MDIREELLIGKPLEPGQEQLLSILLAREFVTRLTDERLFKPAGITDQQFNVLRILKGGPEEGYLIRELRRRIISRSADVPRLVDRMMKAGLVRRREDPSDRRGCLVQLTPEGRALEARLAPLHSALCAEVGAILSAEENRTLTDLLQKLREGIQAGLGRQPQP; from the coding sequence ATGGACATCCGCGAAGAACTCCTCATCGGCAAGCCCCTGGAACCCGGCCAGGAGCAGCTCCTGTCCATCCTCCTGGCCCGCGAGTTCGTCACGCGGCTCACCGACGAACGCCTCTTCAAGCCCGCGGGGATCACGGACCAGCAGTTCAACGTGCTCCGCATCCTCAAGGGCGGCCCGGAGGAGGGCTACCTCATCCGCGAGCTCCGCCGGCGCATCATCTCCCGCAGCGCGGACGTGCCCCGGCTCGTGGACCGCATGATGAAGGCCGGCCTGGTCCGGCGCCGGGAGGACCCCTCGGACCGCCGCGGCTGCCTCGTCCAGCTCACGCCGGAAGGCCGGGCGCTGGAGGCGCGGCTGGCCCCCCTCCACTCGGCGTTGTGCGCCGAGGTGGGGGCCATCCTGTCCGCGGAGGAGAACCGGACGCTGACCGACCTGCTCCAGAAGCTGCGCGAGGGGATCCAGGCGGGCCTGGGGCGGCAGCCGCAGCCCTGA
- a CDS encoding metallophosphoesterase: MLLRFAIFFSVLLLVLGGAGTYLSERSMALWPALAAHATAVRLTVASLLVGMLLVTLLQRVPVLGHRLGALLWLSHGCFSLVSTFLVYLAVADLVQALAGRATGWQLGPWALGVAAAAALGTSLLGLATALRPVQTRTVEIPIAGLPAALDGFRIVQISDLHLSPTTPWYQVEHLVRAANALRPDLLAVTGDLVDAEADGVRPKAERLGAIQARHGAAFVTGNHEYYSGVGRWLQVIRGMGWRVLDNAHVVLEHDGARLAVAGMPDPTAAQLGQGPDLARALAGVPAEAVPILLFHPPTGTRAASEAGVRLQLSGHTHGGQYFPWSLLVPSLFRHGKGLSREGDLWVYTSVGTGVWGPPNRFLVPQELTLLVLRPGAGKG; encoded by the coding sequence ATGCTCCTCCGTTTCGCGATCTTCTTCTCCGTGCTGCTCCTCGTGCTGGGCGGCGCCGGAACCTACCTGTCCGAGCGTTCCATGGCCCTTTGGCCGGCCCTGGCCGCCCATGCCACCGCCGTGCGCCTCACCGTGGCGTCCCTGCTGGTGGGCATGCTGCTGGTCACCCTCCTGCAGCGGGTCCCGGTGCTGGGGCACCGCCTGGGCGCCCTGCTCTGGCTCAGCCACGGCTGCTTCAGCCTGGTCTCGACCTTCCTGGTCTACCTGGCGGTGGCGGACCTGGTCCAGGCCCTGGCGGGCCGGGCCACGGGATGGCAGCTGGGCCCCTGGGCCCTGGGGGTGGCCGCGGCGGCGGCCCTGGGCACCTCCCTGCTCGGCCTGGCCACGGCCCTGCGGCCGGTGCAGACGCGCACGGTGGAGATCCCCATCGCGGGGCTGCCGGCGGCCCTGGACGGCTTCCGCATCGTCCAGATCTCGGACCTGCACCTCAGCCCGACGACGCCCTGGTACCAGGTGGAGCACCTGGTGCGCGCCGCCAACGCGCTCCGCCCCGACCTGCTGGCGGTCACCGGCGACCTGGTGGACGCCGAGGCCGATGGGGTCCGGCCCAAGGCGGAACGCCTGGGCGCCATCCAGGCCCGCCATGGCGCGGCCTTTGTGACGGGGAACCATGAGTACTACTCCGGGGTGGGGCGGTGGCTGCAGGTGATCCGGGGCATGGGCTGGCGGGTCCTGGACAACGCCCATGTGGTGCTGGAGCACGACGGGGCCCGGCTCGCCGTGGCCGGCATGCCCGACCCCACCGCGGCCCAGCTGGGCCAGGGCCCGGACCTGGCGCGGGCCCTGGCCGGCGTTCCCGCGGAGGCGGTGCCCATCCTGCTCTTCCACCCGCCGACCGGGACCCGCGCCGCCTCGGAGGCCGGGGTGCGGCTGCAGCTTTCAGGGCACACCCACGGCGGGCAGTACTTCCCCTGGAGCCTCCTGGTGCCGTCCCTGTTCCGGCATGGCAAGGGGCTGTCCAGGGAGGGCGATCTGTGGGTCTACACCAGCGTGGGCACCGGCGTCTGGGGCCCCCCCAACCGCTTCCTGGTGCCCCAGGAGCTCACCCTCCTGGTGCTGCGGCCCGGAGCCGGCAAGGGCTGA
- a CDS encoding TetR/AcrR family transcriptional regulator yields the protein MARPKSEDKRSAILAAATRVIAAQGLGAPTAAIAKAAGVSNGSLFTYFETKHDLFDQLYLELKVDMASQALADLPAGSPPRAQVLHLWTRWLAWARACPEKRRALAHLCVSDAITPASRQIIAASFAQVLDLLEGIRAAGPMRGVPLPFVLSLMNALADATLDFALQDPDHADAHGREAFEAFWRMLS from the coding sequence ATGGCCAGACCGAAGAGCGAGGACAAGCGCAGCGCCATCCTGGCGGCGGCCACCCGGGTCATCGCGGCCCAGGGGCTGGGGGCGCCGACGGCCGCCATCGCCAAGGCCGCCGGGGTCTCCAACGGGTCCCTGTTCACCTACTTCGAGACGAAGCACGACCTGTTCGACCAGCTCTACCTGGAGCTCAAGGTCGACATGGCCTCCCAGGCGCTGGCGGACCTCCCCGCCGGGAGCCCCCCCCGGGCCCAGGTGCTGCACCTGTGGACCCGGTGGCTGGCATGGGCGCGGGCCTGCCCCGAGAAGCGCCGGGCGCTCGCGCATCTGTGCGTGTCCGACGCCATCACACCGGCGAGCCGCCAGATCATCGCGGCGTCCTTCGCCCAGGTCCTGGACCTGCTCGAGGGGATCCGCGCGGCCGGCCCCATGCGCGGGGTGCCCCTGCCGTTCGTCCTCTCCCTGATGAACGCCCTGGCGGACGCGACCCTCGACTTCGCCCTCCAGGACCCGGACCATGCCGACGCCCATGGACGGGAGGCCTTCGAGGCCTTCTGGCGGATGCTCTCCTGA
- a CDS encoding RluA family pseudouridine synthase produces MARKTETWTDAPEGTALAAEIHRKLEVSHRQAKGLIDAGCVKVNGAEVRTHGLRLKPGDRLDVVFDPDMVYAELPRPSKSADSPFAVLSEDKHLVFVDKPAGLLTVPAEKHNDPCLAEAITDLYRRRGFKRFHLFIVHRLDRFTSGVLVFAKTPEALNGLKRIFDEHHLHRVYKAILVGELPENAGTLSDRLVERKSLRMAVVPEKTKAKHDLKGAKLAVTHYRVLERLPGHTVIEVKLETGRRNQIRVQFAERGFPLLGDQVYGTKSPLIDRQALHAELLGFRHPVTGEGVTVTAPLPADMEKVLKALRNARRVERAEAGIKGEEAIYKPKITEERKLERVRRAARFGEDRPGRGEGRPSREDRSARGEGRPSREDRPARGEGRPSREDRPARGPEDRPARSGPRPARAEERPPRHGGRPHAAADGPKGREAQRRPAFRDAGPRPARSGGPGKPSGPRPAGARGPAKGKGRP; encoded by the coding sequence ATGGCCCGCAAGACGGAAACCTGGACGGATGCGCCCGAGGGCACGGCTCTCGCGGCGGAGATCCACCGCAAGCTGGAGGTCAGCCACCGGCAGGCCAAGGGCCTCATCGACGCCGGGTGCGTGAAGGTCAACGGGGCCGAGGTGCGGACCCACGGCCTGCGCCTCAAGCCCGGGGACCGCCTGGACGTGGTCTTCGATCCGGACATGGTCTACGCCGAGCTCCCCCGGCCCAGCAAGTCCGCCGATTCGCCCTTCGCCGTCCTCTCCGAGGACAAGCACCTGGTGTTCGTGGACAAGCCCGCAGGCCTCCTCACGGTCCCCGCCGAGAAGCACAACGACCCGTGCCTGGCCGAGGCGATCACCGACCTCTACCGGCGCCGGGGCTTCAAGCGCTTCCACCTCTTCATCGTCCACCGCCTGGACCGCTTCACCTCCGGCGTGCTGGTCTTCGCCAAGACCCCCGAGGCCCTCAACGGCCTCAAGCGCATCTTCGACGAGCACCACCTGCACCGGGTGTACAAGGCCATCCTGGTGGGCGAACTCCCCGAGAACGCCGGCACCCTCTCGGACCGCCTCGTGGAGCGCAAGTCCCTGCGCATGGCCGTGGTGCCCGAGAAGACGAAGGCCAAGCACGACCTCAAGGGCGCCAAGCTCGCCGTCACCCACTACCGCGTCCTGGAGCGCCTCCCGGGGCACACCGTCATCGAGGTCAAGCTCGAGACGGGCCGCCGGAACCAGATCCGCGTCCAGTTCGCGGAGCGCGGGTTCCCCCTGCTCGGGGACCAGGTCTACGGCACGAAGAGCCCCCTCATCGACCGCCAGGCCCTCCATGCGGAACTGCTCGGCTTCCGGCACCCCGTCACCGGGGAGGGCGTCACGGTCACGGCCCCCCTGCCCGCGGACATGGAGAAGGTCCTGAAGGCCCTGCGCAACGCCCGGCGCGTGGAGCGCGCCGAGGCCGGCATCAAGGGCGAGGAGGCCATCTACAAGCCGAAGATCACCGAGGAGCGCAAGCTCGAGCGGGTCCGCCGCGCCGCCCGGTTCGGCGAGGACCGGCCCGGCCGCGGCGAAGGCCGCCCGTCCCGGGAGGATCGCTCCGCCCGCGGTGAAGGCCGTCCGTCCCGGGAGGATCGCCCCGCCCGCGGTGAAGGCCGCCCATCCCGCGAGGATCGCCCCGCCCGCGGTCCCGAGGATCGCCCGGCCCGGAGCGGACCGCGCCCCGCCCGCGCCGAGGAGCGTCCCCCCCGCCACGGCGGCCGCCCCCACGCGGCCGCCGATGGTCCCAAGGGCCGCGAAGCCCAGCGGCGCCCCGCCTTCCGGGACGCCGGCCCCCGTCCCGCCCGGTCCGGCGGCCCCGGCAAGCCCTCGGGCCCCAGGCCCGCCGGCGCCCGCGGACCCGCCAAGGGGAAGGGCCGCCCCTAG